A region of the Candidatus Sericytochromatia bacterium genome:
TTCCCGTGCTTCCTGCTCGCATCGACGGTTTGAGAGAGCTGGCCGTCAACGTGTGGTGGGTCTGGAATCCTGAAGCTCAAGCGCTTTTCAGCCGGCTGGACGAGGCCCTCTGGCAGCGGGTCTACCACAACCCGGTTCGTCTGCTCAGCGAGATCGAGCAACGCCGTCTCGATCAGGCCTCCCACGATGAGGCCTATCTGGCGGCCTACGATGCCGTTCTGTCGGCCTTCCGAGCCTACATCGACAACCGCGAGACCTGGTTCCGAACCACCTATCCAGCCTACGTGGGCAAGACCGTGGCCTATTTCTCGGCCGAGTTTGGCCTGCACGAAGCGCTACCTATCTATTCCGGCGGCCTCGGGATCCTGTCCGGTGACCACTGCAAGTCCAGTAGCAACCTCGACATCCCTTTCGTGGCCGTGGGATTGCTTTACAACCAAGGCTACTTCCGTCAGCAACTCCGCGCCGATGGCATGCAGGAGGCGCTCTACGACAAGCTCAATTTCTCCGAACTGCCGATTGTCCCGGCGCGGGGCGCGGACGGTCAGGACGTCGTGATTCAGGTCGAGCTGCCGGGCCGCCTGGTTTCTGCGAAGGTCTGGAAGGTGTCGGTGGGGCGCATTGCGGTCTACCTGCTCGACACCGACATCGATCGCAACACCCCGGAAGACCGCCGTTTCAGTGCCCAACTGTACGGCGGCGACCATGACATGCGCATTGCGCAGGAAATCATCCTTGGCATCGGGGGCGTGCGCGCCTTGCGGGCGCTGGGCATCGAACCGGCCGCCTGGCACATGAATGAAGGCCACTCGGCCTTCCTGGGGCTGGAGCGGATTCGCGAGCTGGTGCAGCAGCAGGGCCTGTCCTACAACGAGGCGCTGGAAGCAGTGGCGGCCAACACCATCTTCACGACCCACACCCCGGTTCCGGCCGGCAACGACGCGTTCTCCTTCCAACTCGTGGAAAAGTACTTCAGCCGGTTCTATCCGCAGCTGGGCATCGGACGCGAGGAGTTCCTGTCGCTGGCTCGCCACGATGCGCACGGTGGCCAGGGGATGTTCTCGCTCTCCGTGCTGGCCCTGCGCCTGTCGCGGCAGGCCAACGGGGTGTCGGCTCTGCACGGCGTGGTTTCTCGCAAGATGTGGCAGGACCTCTGGCCGGGCGTTCCGGCGGATGAGGTGCCGATCGGTTCGATCACCAACGGCATCCACACCGAAACCTGGATCGCGCCCGAATGGCGCGGGCTGTTTAGCCGTTCGGTCGGCCCTGATTGGCGGGATACGCTGGCAGATGCCCCGCGTTGGGAGGCAATCCGGACCCTTCCCGACGCGGAGGTGTGGGCGGTTCGTCGCTCCTTGAAGCAAAAGATGATTGGCTTCCTGCGGCAACGTGCTCGGGTCTATCGGGTGCGCGTGGGCGACAGCGTGTCGCGCGTGCTCGAGGCTGACACGATGTTCGATCCGGATGCCCTGACGATCGGTTTTGCGCGTCGCTTCGCCACATACAAGCGCGCCACCTTGATCTTCCGCGACGTGGCGCGCCTGGCGGCCATCCTGAACGACCCCGACCGCCCGGTTCAGCTGATCTTCTCGGGCAAGGCCCATCCGGCTGACATGCCGGGCAAGGAGTTCATCCAGGCCGTGGTGCGCTATGCCAAGGACCTCAATTTCTCCTGCCGTGTGCTGTTTGTCGAAGACTACGACATGAACGTCGCGCGTCATCTGGTGCAGGGCTGCGACGTCTGGTTGAACAACCCGCGGCGCCCCCTCGAAGCGTCGGGCACGAGCGGCGAGAAGGCTGCGGCGAATGGCTGTCTCAACTTTTCGGTGCTCGATGGTTGGTGGTGTGAAGGCTACAATGGCGTCAATGGCTGGGCCATTGGCGAGGAACGCGAATTCGCGGACCCGGATGAGCAGGACGAGGCCGATGCGCTGTCGTTCTATCACACGCTCGAGAACGAGATCGTTCCCCTGTTTTATGACCGCGATGCCGATGGCATTCCGCACGGCTGGCTGGCGCGCGTGAAGGATGCGATCGCCACCTTGACCCCGCGCTACTCGACCCATCGCATGGTCCAGGATTACGTGCGGAAT
Encoded here:
- the glgP gene encoding alpha-glucan family phosphorylase, with protein sequence MRLLGRVSVFPVLPARIDGLRELAVNVWWVWNPEAQALFSRLDEALWQRVYHNPVRLLSEIEQRRLDQASHDEAYLAAYDAVLSAFRAYIDNRETWFRTTYPAYVGKTVAYFSAEFGLHEALPIYSGGLGILSGDHCKSSSNLDIPFVAVGLLYNQGYFRQQLRADGMQEALYDKLNFSELPIVPARGADGQDVVIQVELPGRLVSAKVWKVSVGRIAVYLLDTDIDRNTPEDRRFSAQLYGGDHDMRIAQEIILGIGGVRALRALGIEPAAWHMNEGHSAFLGLERIRELVQQQGLSYNEALEAVAANTIFTTHTPVPAGNDAFSFQLVEKYFSRFYPQLGIGREEFLSLARHDAHGGQGMFSLSVLALRLSRQANGVSALHGVVSRKMWQDLWPGVPADEVPIGSITNGIHTETWIAPEWRGLFSRSVGPDWRDTLADAPRWEAIRTLPDAEVWAVRRSLKQKMIGFLRQRARVYRVRVGDSVSRVLEADTMFDPDALTIGFARRFATYKRATLIFRDVARLAAILNDPDRPVQLIFSGKAHPADMPGKEFIQAVVRYAKDLNFSCRVLFVEDYDMNVARHLVQGCDVWLNNPRRPLEASGTSGEKAAANGCLNFSVLDGWWCEGYNGVNGWAIGEEREFADPDEQDEADALSFYHTLENEIVPLFYDRDADGIPHGWLARVKDAIATLTPRYSTHRMVQDYVRNLYIPAIDHGARLAGDSFATAKHFADWKTGIGFHWHQVHVEVQPLELEKVQVGEPIDLSARVKGGGIGAQYLSVQLYQGREQGGAVTDVRVVPMSLCETAADGSMVFKGAFSPERGGSYIYGVRVLPSHPGMLHPQELGLVRWA